One window of Campylobacter sp. RM12651 genomic DNA carries:
- a CDS encoding malic enzyme-like NAD(P)-binding protein encodes MNNLKERALEYHLGGKLGTFIKTPMKEYESLSLAYSPGVAYPCEEIARDSDLAYKYTSKGNLVAVISDGSAVLGLGNIGGIAGKPVMEGKACLFKKFANVDSYDIELSTQDTEEIIAAVKAIAPSFGGINLEDIAAPKCFEIEARLQDLGIPVMHDDQHGTAIISAAGLINACEIIGKKLEDLKVVVCGAGAAGIASAKIYKTLGVKKIYLVDSKGVCNTKRTDLNEHKLEFVRECDEDTLADVLKGADVFLGLSKAGALSEEMLKTMAENPIVFALANPDPEILPELAKKVRPDVIIATGRSDYDNQINNVLGFPYIFRGALDVRARKISMGMKIAAVKALSELGRLEVSEKTKKLYGKDLKYGKDLIIPKPFDDRVKAYVSTAVAKAAVDEGIALVKNFDDKAYFERLLNESN; translated from the coding sequence ATGAATAATTTAAAAGAAAGAGCATTAGAGTATCATTTAGGCGGTAAATTAGGCACTTTTATTAAAACGCCTATGAAAGAATATGAGAGTTTAAGTTTAGCATATTCTCCTGGAGTTGCATATCCTTGCGAAGAGATTGCTCGTGATAGTGATTTAGCTTATAAATACACAAGCAAAGGTAATTTAGTAGCAGTTATTAGTGATGGTTCAGCTGTTTTAGGTCTTGGCAATATCGGTGGAATTGCAGGAAAACCTGTTATGGAAGGTAAGGCTTGCTTATTTAAAAAATTTGCAAATGTTGATTCTTATGATATTGAATTAAGCACTCAAGATACCGAAGAAATAATAGCAGCAGTAAAAGCTATTGCCCCTAGTTTTGGCGGTATTAACCTTGAAGATATAGCAGCTCCAAAATGTTTTGAGATTGAAGCAAGACTTCAAGACTTAGGTATTCCTGTAATGCATGATGACCAACACGGAACAGCTATTATTAGTGCGGCTGGGTTAATTAATGCTTGCGAAATAATTGGCAAAAAATTAGAAGATTTAAAAGTAGTTGTTTGTGGAGCAGGAGCAGCAGGGATTGCAAGTGCTAAGATATATAAGACTTTAGGGGTTAAAAAGATTTATTTAGTAGATTCTAAAGGTGTTTGCAATACTAAAAGAACAGATTTAAATGAGCATAAATTAGAATTTGTAAGAGAATGTGATGAGGATACTTTAGCTGATGTTTTAAAAGGAGCTGATGTTTTCTTAGGGCTTAGCAAAGCTGGAGCTTTAAGCGAAGAAATGTTAAAAACTATGGCAGAAAATCCAATAGTATTTGCTTTAGCTAATCCTGACCCAGAGATTTTACCTGAACTTGCGAAAAAAGTTCGCCCTGATGTAATTATTGCAACAGGAAGAAGCGATTATGACAATCAAATCAACAATGTTTTAGGCTTTCCATATATTTTCCGTGGGGCTTTAGATGTTAGAGCTAGAAAGATTTCTATGGGTATGAAAATAGCAGCTGTTAAGGCTTTAAGTGAATTAGGACGCCTTGAAGTTAGCGAAAAAACTAAAAAATTATATGGTAAAGACTTAAAATATGGAAAAGATTTAATAATTCCAAAACCATTTGATGATAGGGTAAAAGCTTATGTTAGCACTGCAGTTGCTAAGGCTGCTGTTGATGAAGGCATAGCTTTAGTTAAAAATTTTGATGATAAAGCATATTTTGAAAGGTTATTGAATGAAAGTAATTAA
- a CDS encoding heavy metal-associated domain-containing protein, producing the protein MKKVLLLSLFLSVLNAYEYTLEIPKIHCPLCTAIVRKALLKIDGVNKVNVSLENKTAIIKSDKELNESIINQALFNTGYQGILK; encoded by the coding sequence TTGAAAAAAGTATTATTGTTAAGCTTATTTTTAAGTGTTTTAAATGCTTATGAATACACTTTAGAAATTCCTAAAATACATTGCCCATTATGCACGGCAATTGTTAGAAAGGCACTACTAAAAATTGATGGAGTAAATAAAGTAAATGTTAGTTTAGAAAATAAAACAGCGATAATTAAAAGCGATAAAGAACTTAACGAAAGCATAATAAATCAAGCACTTTTTAATACAGGCTATCAAGGAATACTTAAATAA
- a CDS encoding SprT family zinc-dependent metalloprotease, whose amino-acid sequence MRKFMEIKITKKRVKNIIIKVREIGLVEVVSPYFISRAKIDEILRLKKDWIEQRLNELKTTKKAELLSGNFVLFLGRKYILEFDLGISKNVEIHNDKIILKCLENDENKEKLLNDFYKIQSKEIFSEILKRFCVIVGKDIKALKVRKMKTRWGSCNTKKSYINLNTELIKKDILAIEAVIMHELTHLYHANHSKAFYATLLGFMPDYKERINLLKDK is encoded by the coding sequence GTGAGAAAGTTTATGGAAATAAAAATCACTAAAAAGCGGGTGAAAAATATTATTATAAAAGTTCGTGAGATTGGGCTTGTTGAAGTAGTATCGCCTTATTTTATAAGTAGAGCAAAAATTGATGAGATTTTAAGACTTAAAAAAGATTGGATAGAACAAAGATTAAACGAGCTTAAAACTACTAAAAAAGCAGAGCTTTTGAGTGGTAATTTTGTATTGTTTTTAGGACGAAAATATATTTTAGAATTTGATTTAGGAATTTCAAAAAATGTAGAAATTCACAATGATAAAATTATTTTAAAATGTCTTGAAAATGATGAAAATAAAGAAAAATTACTTAATGATTTTTATAAAATTCAATCAAAAGAAATCTTTAGCGAAATTTTAAAAAGATTTTGTGTGATTGTTGGTAAAGATATAAAAGCTTTGAAAGTGCGAAAAATGAAAACTCGTTGGGGTTCTTGCAATACGAAAAAATCTTATATAAATTTAAATACCGAATTAATTAAAAAAGATATATTAGCAATAGAAGCAGTGATTATGCACGAATTAACACACCTTTATCACGCTAATCACTCAAAGGCTTTTTATGCCACGCTTTTAGGATTTATGCCTGATTATAAAGAAAGAATTAATTTATTAAAAGATAAATAA
- a CDS encoding rhodanese-like domain-containing protein: MKKILLGLSLFVCLNAEVITQNIKEFDFTNSDYAVIDVRMPSEYAATGVVNKAKLITFLNENGSINPDFLNEISKNYSKDSKIAIMCRSGKRSAMVTKMLEQNGFTNIINLDGGMNELLKTDIKLVPYQN, encoded by the coding sequence ATGAAAAAAATATTATTGGGTTTAAGTTTATTTGTTTGTTTAAATGCTGAGGTAATCACACAAAATATCAAGGAATTTGATTTTACTAATAGTGATTATGCTGTAATTGATGTTAGAATGCCTAGTGAATACGCTGCAACAGGCGTTGTAAATAAAGCAAAATTGATAACATTTCTAAACGAAAATGGAAGTATTAATCCTGATTTTTTGAATGAAATTAGTAAAAATTATTCAAAAGATAGCAAAATAGCAATTATGTGTAGAAGTGGTAAAAGAAGTGCAATGGTAACTAAAATGCTTGAGCAAAACGGCTTTACTAATATAATAAATCTTGATGGTGGAATGAACGAATTATTAAAGACAGATATTAAATTAGTTCCATATCAAAATTAA
- the upp gene encoding uracil phosphoribosyltransferase, with product MKVIKNTLVSTYLAKIRDKNTSCRDFREHIKKLSGFVIYEACEFLSTEKVNIQTPLMPCECEVISDDIVIVPILRAALGMSDIALDLLGKASVGFLGIQRNEETLEPEFFFEKYPQDMQNKTAIIIDPMFATGGSAIAAVDRLKSIGVKKIIFASIIATPEARDRMKKAHPDVALITACLDKGLNEKGYIIPGLGDAGDRIFNTLKA from the coding sequence ATGAAAGTAATTAAAAATACACTAGTTTCAACTTATTTAGCGAAAATTAGAGATAAGAATACATCTTGTAGGGATTTTCGTGAGCATATAAAAAAGCTTAGTGGATTTGTTATTTATGAAGCTTGTGAATTTTTAAGCACAGAAAAAGTTAATATTCAAACTCCACTTATGCCTTGTGAGTGCGAAGTTATTAGCGATGATATTGTAATAGTGCCTATTTTAAGAGCAGCTCTTGGTATGAGTGATATTGCACTTGATTTATTGGGTAAAGCTAGTGTGGGATTTTTAGGTATTCAACGCAATGAAGAAACGCTTGAGCCTGAATTTTTCTTTGAAAAATACCCACAAGATATGCAAAATAAAACTGCAATTATAATTGACCCTATGTTTGCAACGGGCGGAAGTGCTATTGCAGCTGTTGATAGATTAAAATCAATTGGTGTTAAAAAAATAATTTTTGCAAGTATCATTGCAACTCCTGAAGCAAGAGATAGAATGAAAAAAGCTCATCCTGATGTAGCATTAATTACTGCTTGTTTGGATAAAGGATTGAATGAAAAAGGTTATATTATCCCAGGTCTTGGAGATGCTGGAGATAGGATATTTAATACTTTAAAGGCTTAA
- a CDS encoding EAL domain-containing protein, whose protein sequence is MKTKSILSNSFKNFIITTFLLIEIAGGIFGTYRYISEAKRIEEHHRIHNIGNDSLVIRLQQNKDHTIFQFLVFSFAVLVAAVISNAIYIKRLKRVKSNFNDFAELLANSVKKHKPLMLNDTLNYSEFQKIANSLNEVLNDIYYQENYNSLTKLPKKQKFLLDIQELYEKSDCPIIVSYIYLKDYQNLLKSRSFDLADKIILELASRFSSFSTTILNSKIAKISGNGDFLLAFPCIDEIQTTFNNMAIKLHECFSESINFGSDGIYEQSIGVGFSVLTNENYNQIINDTYKAALLSSVQKDTLYCDYSDEVKTQIDNEAKLENDLKRALEKGELDVYYQAKIGANDNLVKGAEALIRWKRNDKFENTEKFIRIAEKTDLIIKLEKFVIAKVFQEIQVLKNKGINIPISINISAKHLHHKDMINYLLANVKKYDINPNLIDIEITERYRLNSSSETILEKLKAIGFLISIDDFGKDYSSLSYINHLPIDTIKIDKSFIDGLNSKDCDLINENSKAIIIGIIKIAKTMNKRVVAEGVETLEQVNILKQLGCDELQGFYYHKGATPINEFINIYKNKF, encoded by the coding sequence ATGAAAACAAAATCAATTCTATCTAACTCGTTTAAGAATTTTATTATTACAACTTTTTTACTAATTGAAATTGCTGGTGGAATTTTTGGAACTTATAGATATATTAGCGAGGCAAAAAGAATTGAAGAGCATCATAGAATTCACAATATAGGAAATGATAGCTTAGTAATTAGGCTACAACAAAATAAAGACCATACTATTTTTCAATTTTTAGTATTTTCTTTCGCTGTATTAGTAGCTGCAGTTATTAGTAATGCAATTTATATAAAAAGATTAAAAAGAGTAAAATCAAATTTTAATGATTTTGCAGAACTTCTCGCAAATTCAGTAAAAAAACATAAGCCTTTAATGCTAAACGATACGCTAAATTACAGCGAATTTCAAAAAATAGCAAATTCTTTAAATGAAGTCTTAAATGATATATACTATCAAGAAAATTATAATTCTTTAACCAAATTACCTAAAAAACAAAAATTCTTATTAGACATACAAGAACTCTATGAAAAAAGCGATTGTCCTATAATAGTTAGCTATATATATCTTAAAGACTATCAAAATCTATTAAAAAGTAGAAGTTTTGATTTAGCTGATAAAATAATATTAGAATTAGCAAGTAGATTTTCAAGTTTTTCTACAACTATTTTAAATTCTAAAATAGCTAAAATAAGTGGCAATGGAGATTTTTTATTAGCATTTCCTTGTATTGATGAAATACAAACAACTTTTAATAATATGGCTATTAAGTTGCACGAATGCTTTAGTGAAAGTATTAATTTTGGAAGTGATGGAATTTATGAACAAAGTATAGGGGTTGGCTTTAGTGTATTAACAAATGAAAATTACAATCAAATAATAAACGATACTTACAAAGCAGCCTTACTTTCAAGCGTTCAAAAAGATACATTGTATTGCGATTATTCTGATGAAGTTAAAACACAAATAGATAATGAAGCAAAATTAGAAAATGATTTAAAAAGGGCTTTAGAAAAAGGTGAACTTGATGTATATTATCAAGCAAAAATCGGAGCAAATGATAATTTAGTAAAAGGCGCAGAAGCATTAATTCGCTGGAAACGAAATGATAAATTTGAAAATACAGAAAAATTTATAAGAATTGCAGAAAAAACTGATTTAATAATAAAACTTGAAAAATTTGTAATTGCAAAAGTATTTCAAGAAATACAAGTTTTAAAAAATAAAGGAATAAACATTCCAATAAGTATTAATATATCAGCAAAACACTTGCACCATAAAGATATGATAAATTATTTGCTAGCAAATGTTAAAAAATACGATATAAATCCAAATTTAATAGATATAGAAATAACAGAAAGATATAGACTTAATAGCAGTAGTGAAACTATATTAGAAAAATTAAAAGCTATTGGATTTTTAATAAGTATTGATGATTTTGGGAAAGATTATAGTTCTCTTTCTTATATAAATCATTTACCTATTGATACAATTAAAATTGATAAAAGCTTTATAGATGGATTAAATAGTAAAGATTGTGATTTAATTAATGAAAACTCAAAAGCAATTATAATTGGTATTATAAAAATAGCAAAAACTATGAATAAAAGAGTAGTAGCAGAAGGCGTTGAAACGCTAGAGCAAGTAAATATTTTAAAACAATTAGGTTGTGATGAATTGCAAGGATTTTATTATCATAAAGGTGCTACACCTATTAATGAATTTATAAATATTTATAAAAACAAATTCTAA
- a CDS encoding tetratricopeptide repeat protein encodes MKKLLILLFSVCIYAVECVSLEECLKNANYYQFDKNDEANAALYYKVSCEEYEDYLSCKALSDIYKYSDKLENKKLNKKYKNLAIKLVKQSCKDDDNANACYDFANFCEVKYTQCDDFEKLYERAFNLYEKQCNNNDYSSCYFLANMYLNGVSTDIDEEKALELYKYACNNNDNKSCYEVSQLYENKSLEYLRKSCELEFKYACEKLDNIK; translated from the coding sequence ATGAAAAAATTATTAATTTTATTATTTAGTGTTTGTATTTATGCCGTTGAGTGTGTGAGTTTAGAAGAATGCTTAAAAAATGCTAATTATTATCAGTTTGATAAAAATGATGAAGCAAACGCAGCTTTATATTATAAAGTTTCTTGCGAAGAATATGAAGATTATTTATCTTGCAAGGCTTTAAGTGATATTTATAAATATTCTGATAAATTGGAAAATAAAAAATTAAATAAAAAATACAAAAATTTAGCAATAAAATTGGTTAAACAATCTTGCAAAGATGATGATAATGCAAACGCTTGCTATGATTTTGCAAATTTTTGTGAAGTAAAATATACTCAATGTGATGATTTTGAAAAATTATATGAAAGAGCATTTAATTTATACGAAAAACAATGTAATAATAATGATTATTCATCTTGCTATTTTTTAGCAAATATGTATTTAAATGGAGTTAGTACTGATATTGATGAAGAAAAAGCTTTAGAATTATACAAATACGCTTGCAATAACAATGATAACAAAAGCTGCTATGAAGTATCTCAACTTTATGAAAATAAATCTCTTGAGTATTTAAGAAAATCTTGCGAATTAGAATTTAAATACGCTTGTGAAAAGTTAGATAATATAAAATAA
- the gltX gene encoding glutamate--tRNA ligase: MHKRLIIMIVTRFAPSPTGFLHIGGLRTALFSYLYAKRNNGKFILRIEDTDMARNSEEATKAILEAFKWVDLEVDGEITYQSKRLDIYKEYIQKLLDSGNAYYCYMSEDELNSLRAEQEARKERPKYDGRYRDFKGTPPEGIKPVVRIKAPLDGEIIVNDGVKGEIRFNAADILDDFVIARADGTPTYNFVVVVDDALMGVTDVVRGDDHLSNTPKQIIIYEALGFKVPNFYHLAMINGEDGKKLSKRHGATDVMEYKALGYLPEALLNFLLRLGFSNKDQEIFSMQEMKECFTFDNVSKGASTYNAQKLEWINAHYIKSVSDERLVNACKDLGFDFSSVKNYSFLLTMLRERAKTLIDLINSAKIIINEPNSYEESGVAKFVNDNSKALFSKFVNDFKGANTEAEFELAVKQFLDSNNAKLKDIAQLIRLSLTGTTISPSIYAIMEFLGNDEIKKRFNNFLKEIL, translated from the coding sequence ATTCACAAAAGGCTAATAATAATGATAGTTACAAGATTTGCACCCTCTCCGACAGGGTTTTTACATATTGGTGGATTAAGAACAGCACTTTTTTCTTATCTTTACGCTAAAAGAAATAATGGTAAATTTATTCTTCGTATTGAAGATACAGATATGGCAAGAAATAGCGAAGAAGCAACCAAAGCTATTTTAGAAGCTTTTAAATGGGTTGATTTGGAAGTAGATGGGGAAATTACTTACCAAAGTAAAAGATTAGATATTTATAAAGAATATATTCAAAAATTACTTGATAGTGGCAATGCTTATTATTGTTATATGAGCGAAGATGAGTTAAACTCATTAAGAGCAGAGCAAGAAGCTAGAAAAGAACGCCCTAAATATGATGGAAGATACAGAGATTTTAAAGGCACTCCACCAGAAGGAATTAAGCCTGTTGTAAGGATTAAAGCACCGCTTGATGGAGAAATAATAGTAAATGATGGAGTAAAGGGTGAAATCAGATTTAACGCTGCTGATATTTTAGATGATTTTGTAATAGCTCGTGCTGATGGCACTCCTACTTATAATTTCGTAGTGGTTGTTGATGATGCTTTAATGGGCGTAACTGATGTTGTTCGTGGAGATGACCATCTTTCAAATACTCCAAAACAAATAATAATTTACGAAGCTTTAGGCTTTAAGGTTCCTAATTTTTATCATCTAGCTATGATAAATGGAGAAGATGGCAAAAAACTTAGCAAAAGACACGGAGCAACCGATGTTATGGAATATAAGGCTTTAGGATATTTGCCTGAAGCTTTACTAAATTTCTTATTAAGATTAGGATTTTCAAACAAAGACCAAGAAATATTTTCAATGCAAGAAATGAAAGAATGCTTTACATTTGATAATGTTAGCAAAGGTGCGAGCACATATAACGCACAAAAATTAGAATGGATTAATGCTCATTATATAAAAAGCGTTAGCGATGAAAGATTAGTAAATGCTTGTAAGGATTTAGGATTTGATTTTTCAAGTGTTAAGAATTATTCATTCTTATTAACAATGTTAAGAGAAAGAGCTAAGACTTTAATAGATTTGATAAATAGTGCAAAAATTATTATAAACGAGCCAAATTCTTATGAAGAAAGTGGAGTTGCTAAGTTTGTAAATGATAATAGTAAAGCTTTATTTTCTAAGTTTGTAAATGATTTTAAAGGTGCAAATACTGAAGCAGAATTTGAATTAGCCGTTAAACAATTTTTAGATAGCAATAATGCTAAGCTAAAAGACATAGCGCAATTAATTAGATTAAGCCTAACAGGAACAACAATTAGTCCTAGTATTTATGCTATTATGGAGTTTTTAGGCAATGATGAGATTAAAAAAAGATTTAATAATTTTTTAAAGGAGATTTTATGA